In one window of Shewanella goraebulensis DNA:
- the msrA gene encoding peptide-methionine (S)-S-oxide reductase MsrA: MTLATFGAGCFWGVEYFFKQVEGVLDAKCGYMGGKDQFQTYQEVKEGQTGHAEVVQIEFDEKVVSYETLLAVFWQNHNPTTLNKQGDDVGHQYRSAIFFHDENQQQLAQFSKQQLTESGKWGVRQIVTEIVPLQQFHQAEEYHQNYLEKNDLPSCHISY, translated from the coding sequence ATGACATTAGCGACATTTGGTGCAGGCTGTTTTTGGGGTGTTGAATACTTTTTTAAACAGGTAGAAGGCGTTCTTGATGCAAAATGTGGTTATATGGGTGGTAAAGATCAGTTTCAAACCTACCAAGAAGTTAAAGAAGGTCAAACAGGTCATGCTGAAGTCGTTCAAATAGAGTTTGACGAAAAGGTTGTTTCTTATGAAACCTTGCTAGCTGTTTTTTGGCAAAACCACAACCCTACTACCTTGAACAAACAAGGTGATGATGTAGGTCATCAGTATAGAAGTGCCATATTTTTTCATGATGAAAATCAACAACAACTTGCACAATTTTCAAAACAGCAACTCACAGAGAGTGGTAAATGGGGAGTGCGCCAAATTGTAACTGAAATTGTGCCGTTACAACAATTTCATCAAGCAGAAGAATACCACCAAAACTATCTAGAAAAGAACGACTTACCTAGCTGTCACATAAGCTACTAA
- the trxB gene encoding thioredoxin-disulfide reductase, producing MSQTRHINLLILGSGPAGYTAAVYAARANLKPVMITGMQQGGQLTTTTEVENWPGDAEGLTGPALMERMQQHAEKFDTEIIFDHINEVDFSERPYKLKGDNGEFTCDALIIATGASAKYLGLPSEEAFMGRGVSACATCDGFFYRNQKVAVVGGGNTAVEEALYLSNIASEVHLIHRRDTFRSEKILINRLMDKVANGNIILHLDQTLDEVTGDNMGVTGLNMKSTKDGAISSLEVAGVFIAIGHSPNTGIFDGQLDMNYGYITVNSGLQGNATQTSVEGIYACGDVMDQHYRQAITSAGSGCMAALDAERFLDAQ from the coding sequence ATGAGTCAAACTCGTCATATTAACCTACTTATCTTAGGTTCAGGTCCTGCTGGTTATACTGCCGCAGTTTATGCTGCTCGTGCTAATTTAAAGCCAGTTATGATTACCGGTATGCAACAAGGTGGTCAATTAACCACGACGACTGAAGTTGAAAACTGGCCTGGTGATGCTGAAGGCTTAACTGGCCCTGCGTTAATGGAAAGAATGCAGCAACACGCAGAAAAATTCGATACTGAAATCATTTTCGATCATATCAATGAAGTTGATTTCAGCGAACGTCCTTATAAATTGAAAGGCGATAATGGCGAATTTACTTGTGATGCATTGATTATTGCAACTGGCGCATCAGCCAAATATTTAGGCTTACCTTCTGAAGAAGCATTCATGGGGCGTGGTGTTTCAGCTTGTGCAACTTGTGATGGTTTCTTCTACCGTAACCAAAAAGTTGCCGTAGTTGGCGGCGGTAACACCGCAGTTGAAGAAGCACTTTACTTAAGTAACATTGCATCAGAAGTTCACTTAATTCACCGCCGTGATACATTCCGCTCAGAGAAAATTTTAATTAATCGACTAATGGACAAAGTAGCAAACGGAAATATTATCCTTCACTTAGATCAAACTCTTGATGAAGTGACAGGTGATAATATGGGTGTTACTGGCTTGAATATGAAGAGCACTAAAGACGGCGCAATTTCGTCTTTAGAAGTTGCTGGTGTATTCATTGCCATCGGTCACAGTCCAAATACGGGAATTTTTGATGGTCAGCTTGATATGAATTACGGCTATATCACTGTTAACAGTGGTCTACAAGGTAATGCAACGCAAACAAGTGTAGAAGGAATTTATGCTTGTGGAGACGTAATGGATCAACATTATCGTCAAGCAATCACTTCAGCAGGTTCAGGCTGTATGGCCGCACTAGATGCTGAACGATTTTTAGATGCACAGTAA
- a CDS encoding GNAT family N-acetyltransferase, whose translation MTVISTSRLNISLMSLNDADLLFELDQDPAVMKYINGGRKTSRQEIEQVFIPRLASYLNPEKCWGLWKVFNKEDNFMGWILIRPMDFFTDKPQFKNLEIGWRFKQTAWGKGFATESAKAVIEHIVKQHPDVIRFSAIADELNSASISIMKKLGMQYIETILHPDVEGDVDVVLYSKYLNLTNNAGNKKAS comes from the coding sequence ATGACTGTAATCTCAACTTCCCGCCTTAATATCTCACTCATGTCACTTAATGATGCTGATTTGCTTTTTGAATTAGATCAGGACCCAGCCGTTATGAAATATATCAATGGCGGTAGAAAAACATCACGCCAAGAAATTGAACAAGTATTTATTCCACGACTTGCAAGTTACTTAAATCCTGAAAAGTGTTGGGGCTTGTGGAAAGTGTTTAATAAAGAGGATAATTTTATGGGTTGGATTTTAATAAGACCAATGGACTTCTTTACTGATAAACCACAGTTTAAAAATTTAGAGATAGGTTGGCGTTTTAAGCAAACTGCATGGGGGAAGGGATTTGCTACAGAAAGTGCAAAAGCAGTTATTGAGCATATTGTTAAGCAACACCCTGACGTTATTAGATTTTCAGCGATTGCTGATGAACTTAACTCTGCATCAATTAGTATTATGAAAAAACTTGGTATGCAATATATAGAAACAATTTTACACCCAGATGTAGAAGGGGATGTCGATGTGGTTCTATATTCAAAGTACTTAAATCTTACAAATAACGCAGGCAATAAAAAAGCCAGCTAA
- the rplT gene encoding 50S ribosomal protein L20 — MPRVKRGVTARARHKKVLKLAKGYYGARSRTYRVAVQAVTKAGQYAYRDRRQKKRQFRQLWIARINAASRQNGLSYSRFINGLKKASIEIDRKILADIAVFDKVVFTTLVEKAKEALAK; from the coding sequence ATGCCTAGAGTTAAGCGTGGTGTAACCGCTCGTGCTCGTCACAAGAAAGTACTTAAATTAGCCAAAGGTTATTACGGAGCTCGCTCTCGTACTTACCGCGTTGCTGTTCAAGCAGTAACTAAAGCTGGTCAATATGCTTACCGTGACCGTCGTCAAAAGAAACGTCAATTCCGTCAACTTTGGATTGCACGTATCAATGCGGCTTCTCGTCAAAATGGTCTTTCTTATAGTCGTTTCATTAACGGCCTTAAAAAAGCATCTATCGAAATCGATCGTAAGATTTTGGCTGACATCGCTGTATTCGACAAAGTTGTATTTACAACTTTAGTTGAAAAAGCAAAAGAAGCTTTAGCTAAGTAA
- the rpmI gene encoding 50S ribosomal protein L35 encodes MPKMKTDKGVQKRFRKTANGFKRKQAHLRHILTKKSTKRKRHLRAKCLVAKSDVPAIARQLPYA; translated from the coding sequence ATGCCTAAAATGAAAACAGATAAGGGTGTTCAAAAGCGCTTCAGAAAAACCGCTAATGGTTTCAAGCGTAAACAAGCACACTTACGTCATATTTTGACAAAGAAGAGCACTAAGCGTAAACGTCACTTACGTGCTAAATGTTTAGTTGCAAAGTCTGATGTGCCAGCAATCGCACGTCAACTACCATACGCTTAA
- the infC gene encoding translation initiation factor IF-3 — protein MKIKRAAGRQPAPNRINDEITGVPEVRLSDINGEAVGIVSISQAQELADEAGVDLVEISPNAEPPVCRIMDYGKFLFDKAKAQKEQKKKQKQVQLKEIKFRPGTDENDYQVKLRNLIRFLEDGDKAKITLRFRGREMAHQSLGMDLLNRIKADLETYAVVESFPKMEGRQAVMVLAPKKK, from the coding sequence ATAAAGATCAAGAGAGCAGCAGGGCGACAGCCAGCCCCTAATCGTATTAACGATGAAATCACTGGCGTACCAGAAGTTCGTTTATCGGATATCAATGGTGAGGCAGTTGGAATCGTTAGTATTTCACAGGCACAGGAATTAGCTGATGAAGCAGGTGTAGACCTGGTTGAAATCAGTCCTAATGCTGAGCCACCTGTCTGTCGCATAATGGACTACGGTAAGTTCCTTTTTGATAAGGCTAAAGCCCAAAAGGAACAAAAAAAGAAGCAGAAACAGGTCCAGCTGAAGGAAATAAAATTCCGTCCTGGCACTGATGAAAACGACTATCAGGTAAAACTACGCAACCTGATTCGTTTTCTTGAAGATGGGGACAAAGCGAAAATTACGCTGCGTTTCCGTGGTCGCGAAATGGCACACCAAAGCCTAGGTATGGATCTTTTGAACCGTATCAAAGCAGATTTGGAAACATATGCTGTTGTTGAATCTTTCCCGAAAATGGAAGGTCGACAAGCAGTTATGGTCCTCGCACCTAAAAAGAAATAG
- the thrS gene encoding threonine--tRNA ligase has translation MPIITLPDGSKREFADSVSTLDVAADIGPGLAKACIAGRVNGELVDACDLITTDSELSIITAKDEEGVEILRHSCAHLLGHAIKQMWPETKMAIGPVIDNGFYYDIDLDHKLTQEDIDALEKRMSALAKTNYNVVKNVVSWQEARDTFEARGEEYKIAILDENISKDSTPALYHHEEYVDMCRGPHVPNMKFCQHFKLMSVAGAYWRGNSDNKMLQRVYGTAWADKKALKVHLNRLEEAAKRDHRKIGKQLDLYHMQEEAPGMVFWHNDGWSLYLELEKFIRQKLGQYTYQEVKGPLMMDRNLWERSGHWDKYSDAMFTTNSENREYAIKPMNCPGHVQIFNQGLKSYRDLPLKMAEFGCCHRNEPSGSLHGLMRVRGFTQDDAHVFCTDGQVQEQVSECIQMVYDTYGTFGFDNIVVKLSTRPEKRIGDDDMWDRAEEALKQALVANDIEFEILPGEGAFYGPKIEFTLHDCLDRAWQCGTVQLDYALPSRLGATYVAEDNTRQTPVMIHRAILGSLERFLGILIEEYAGKFPTWLAPQQVIVMNITDKQSDYVDEIVKTFKESGIRASKDLRNEKIGFKIREHTLKRVPYLLVVGDQEMENKEVAVRTRDGIDLGKMKINDFAAKIQEQISSRSLLLLEE, from the coding sequence ATGCCAATTATTACATTGCCTGATGGCAGCAAACGTGAGTTTGCAGATTCTGTTTCTACTTTAGATGTCGCTGCAGACATCGGTCCTGGTTTAGCGAAAGCGTGTATCGCTGGTCGCGTAAATGGCGAGCTTGTTGACGCTTGTGACTTAATCACCACTGATTCAGAACTTTCTATCATTACGGCTAAAGATGAAGAGGGTGTTGAAATCCTTCGCCATTCTTGTGCACATTTATTAGGCCATGCGATTAAGCAAATGTGGCCAGAAACAAAAATGGCTATTGGTCCTGTTATCGATAATGGTTTTTACTATGACATCGATTTAGATCATAAATTGACTCAAGAAGATATCGATGCTCTTGAGAAGCGCATGAGTGCGCTTGCAAAAACCAATTATAACGTTGTTAAGAACGTCGTTTCTTGGCAAGAAGCCCGTGATACTTTTGAAGCACGCGGTGAAGAATACAAAATCGCAATCTTAGATGAAAACATCAGTAAAGATTCGACTCCGGCTTTATATCATCATGAAGAATATGTTGATATGTGTCGTGGCCCACACGTTCCAAACATGAAGTTCTGTCAGCACTTTAAATTAATGAGTGTTGCTGGTGCATATTGGCGTGGTAATTCGGACAACAAAATGCTGCAACGTGTATACGGCACAGCATGGGCTGATAAAAAAGCATTAAAAGTACATTTAAACCGTCTTGAAGAAGCGGCTAAACGTGATCATCGTAAAATTGGTAAGCAATTAGACCTTTACCATATGCAAGAAGAAGCACCTGGAATGGTATTCTGGCATAACGACGGTTGGAGTTTGTATTTAGAGCTTGAAAAGTTTATTCGTCAAAAGTTAGGTCAATACACCTACCAAGAAGTGAAAGGTCCATTAATGATGGATCGTAACTTATGGGAACGTTCAGGTCACTGGGATAAGTATTCTGATGCGATGTTCACTACTAACAGTGAAAACCGCGAATATGCCATTAAGCCGATGAACTGTCCTGGACACGTCCAAATCTTTAATCAAGGTTTAAAATCATACCGTGATTTGCCATTGAAAATGGCTGAGTTCGGTTGTTGTCATCGTAATGAGCCATCAGGCTCACTACATGGGCTAATGCGCGTACGTGGCTTTACTCAAGATGATGCACATGTATTTTGTACCGATGGACAAGTGCAAGAGCAAGTAAGTGAATGTATCCAAATGGTATATGATACTTACGGTACTTTTGGTTTCGACAACATCGTCGTAAAATTATCAACACGTCCTGAAAAACGTATTGGTGATGACGACATGTGGGATAGAGCAGAAGAAGCACTGAAGCAAGCACTTGTTGCTAATGATATCGAATTCGAGATTTTACCGGGAGAAGGCGCTTTCTACGGTCCAAAAATTGAATTTACACTTCATGACTGTTTAGACCGTGCATGGCAATGTGGTACTGTGCAATTAGATTACGCATTACCATCTCGTCTTGGCGCAACTTACGTTGCTGAAGACAACACGCGTCAAACACCAGTTATGATCCATAGAGCGATTTTAGGGTCTCTTGAACGTTTCTTAGGTATTCTTATTGAAGAATATGCAGGTAAATTCCCAACATGGCTTGCACCACAGCAAGTAATTGTTATGAATATTACTGACAAACAGTCTGATTATGTTGACGAAATTGTTAAAACTTTCAAAGAAAGTGGCATTCGTGCATCTAAAGACTTGAGGAATGAGAAAATAGGCTTTAAAATACGTGAACATACGTTAAAGCGTGTACCTTATTTATTGGTCGTAGGCGATCAAGAAATGGAAAATAAGGAAGTTGCGGTAAGAACACGTGACGGTATCGATTTAGGCAAGATGAAAATCAATGATTTCGCTGCCAAGATACAAGAACAAATTTCTAGCCGTAGTCTATTATTGTTGGAGGAATAG
- a CDS encoding CPXCG motif-containing cysteine-rich protein, translating into MNLVSRVISCPHCGHNQHVHIDTSLGDQEYYDDCRICCNSIHMRLQVNDSNRTIQLFIDSDNEQLY; encoded by the coding sequence ATGAATTTAGTTAGCCGCGTTATTAGTTGTCCCCATTGCGGACATAATCAGCATGTGCACATTGATACAAGCTTGGGCGATCAAGAATATTATGATGATTGCCGAATTTGTTGCAATTCAATCCACATGAGATTACAAGTCAATGACTCTAATAGAACTATTCAATTGTTTATAGACTCAGATAACGAGCAGCTGTATTAA
- a CDS encoding riboflavin synthase subunit alpha gives MFTGIVQATCEVVSIKEQSGLKTFEVKIPEELQQGLETGASVANNGVCLTVTKLANNSVYFDVMEETLEVTNLNFVELGNKVNIERSLTFGKEIGGHILSGHVHAMATVVEVSETDSHYNLTLSIPTKWMDYIFYKGFVGVNGCSLTVGEINDDRFMLHLIPETLKLTNLSDSKVGDKINIEIDSQTQVIVDTVERVLAKKMLNNN, from the coding sequence ATGTTTACTGGTATCGTGCAAGCCACATGTGAAGTGGTTTCGATTAAAGAGCAAAGCGGTTTAAAAACATTTGAAGTCAAAATTCCAGAAGAGCTGCAACAAGGTTTAGAAACCGGTGCAAGTGTTGCAAATAATGGCGTATGTTTAACTGTCACTAAACTTGCGAATAATAGTGTTTATTTCGACGTAATGGAAGAGACGTTAGAGGTCACAAATTTAAATTTTGTTGAGCTAGGTAACAAAGTCAATATAGAACGCTCATTAACTTTTGGAAAAGAAATTGGTGGCCACATTTTATCAGGCCACGTTCACGCTATGGCGACAGTAGTTGAAGTGAGTGAAACAGATAGCCATTATAATTTAACACTGAGTATTCCAACCAAATGGATGGATTATATTTTTTATAAAGGTTTTGTCGGTGTCAATGGCTGCAGCTTAACTGTTGGTGAAATTAATGATGACAGATTTATGCTTCACCTTATTCCAGAGACACTTAAACTAACCAACTTAAGTGACAGCAAAGTTGGTGATAAAATCAATATAGAAATTGATAGTCAAACTCAAGTTATTGTTGATACTGTTGAACGTGTTCTAGCAAAAAAAATGCTCAACAATAACTAA
- a CDS encoding MATE family efflux transporter: MNHTGFQAKKLIQLALPVLIAQVTQTMMGFIDTVMAGRVSAVDMAAVAIGTSLWLPALLFVQGLILAFTPVFAHHHGANNPKAIQPLMSQAFYIAIIGSVGVLLFLSFAKTIFAMMELDPELADLSAGYLHGFMWGVPAFILYQILRGCSEGISYTMPTMIIGFVGLAVNIPANYIFIYGHFGVPAMGGAGCGIATALVFWAMLMAMMIYMQFHQKFKEIAPFSRLNRPNLKTIWEMIKHGMPIALALFFEVSLFAVIALLLAPLGANVVAGHQIALNFSSIVFMLPLSIGIAVSIRVGYYLGQDKLEVSNLVTKIGLFIAFSLAVVTAIITVLFKTQIALLYNNNPEVVALAGSLMFLAALYQLSDSIQVVAAGALRGYKDTQSAFYITLVSYWAIGMTLGYTLARTDLIVPAMGAHGFWVGLIAGLTSAAILFALRLRYIQTSGKLKAVISDNS; encoded by the coding sequence ATGAATCACACAGGCTTTCAAGCCAAAAAATTAATTCAACTGGCGCTGCCAGTATTAATAGCACAAGTTACTCAGACCATGATGGGGTTTATTGATACCGTCATGGCTGGCCGTGTCAGTGCTGTAGATATGGCTGCAGTTGCCATTGGCACCAGTCTATGGTTACCAGCTTTACTATTTGTTCAAGGGCTTATTCTCGCATTTACACCAGTATTTGCCCACCACCATGGTGCGAATAATCCCAAGGCTATCCAACCATTAATGTCTCAAGCTTTTTATATTGCCATAATTGGCAGTGTTGGTGTTTTGCTTTTCCTCTCATTTGCTAAAACAATATTTGCAATGATGGAACTTGATCCAGAATTAGCAGATTTAAGCGCGGGCTATTTACATGGCTTTATGTGGGGCGTTCCTGCATTTATTTTATATCAAATATTACGTGGTTGCTCGGAAGGAATTTCTTATACGATGCCAACGATGATAATTGGTTTCGTTGGTTTAGCTGTCAATATCCCTGCCAATTATATCTTTATATATGGTCACTTTGGTGTACCAGCGATGGGCGGTGCTGGTTGTGGTATAGCAACTGCTTTAGTATTTTGGGCAATGTTGATGGCTATGATGATTTATATGCAGTTTCACCAAAAGTTTAAAGAAATTGCCCCTTTCAGTAGGTTAAATAGACCTAATTTGAAAACCATTTGGGAAATGATCAAGCATGGTATGCCGATTGCGCTAGCTTTATTCTTTGAAGTTAGCTTATTTGCCGTCATTGCACTTTTGTTAGCGCCTCTTGGGGCAAATGTGGTCGCGGGACATCAAATTGCACTTAACTTTTCATCAATCGTATTCATGCTACCTTTATCAATTGGTATCGCAGTTTCAATACGTGTGGGATATTACTTAGGGCAAGACAAGTTAGAAGTCAGTAATTTAGTCACTAAAATTGGTTTGTTTATCGCATTTTCTCTTGCTGTAGTAACCGCCATCATTACGGTACTATTTAAAACTCAGATCGCATTGCTTTATAACAATAACCCTGAAGTAGTCGCATTAGCGGGGAGCTTGATGTTCTTAGCAGCTTTATATCAGCTATCTGATTCTATTCAAGTCGTTGCAGCTGGTGCATTACGTGGCTATAAAGATACCCAAAGTGCTTTTTACATTACCCTAGTCTCTTACTGGGCAATAGGCATGACCCTAGGCTATACCCTTGCCCGTACTGACCTAATTGTGCCAGCAATGGGAGCGCATGGTTTTTGGGTAGGCTTGATTGCTGGTTTAACAAGTGCTGCAATATTATTTGCTTTAAGGTTGCGCTACATACAAACATCAGGGAAATTAAAAGCGGTTATTTCGGATAACAGCTAA
- the galE gene encoding UDP-glucose 4-epimerase GalE: MNVLVTGGAGYIGSHTVLSLLENNSDVVVFDNLFNSNIESIKRVEALTGKSVVFVEGDIRNKQQLSSVFKAHNIDTVIHFAALKAVGESAQIPLEYYQNNVHGSVCLLEVMAEYQVNDFIFSSSATVYGEENDVPYVESMKLGTPSSPYGATKVMVERIMADTAASNPSFRGVSLRYFNPIGAHESGRIGESPKGIPNNLLPYVAQVMVGKREKLSIFGSDYPTKDGTCERDYLHVMDLAEGHVAAMNWLNANNQFTGVEAFNLGTGNGVSVFEIVTAFEQAVDKKIPYEVSPRRAGDLPAFWANAQKANKELNWQASRTLEQMMEDTWRWQSTNPNGYEEK, encoded by the coding sequence ATGAATGTTTTAGTGACAGGTGGGGCTGGGTATATTGGTTCTCATACCGTTTTATCGTTATTAGAAAATAACAGTGACGTCGTTGTTTTTGATAATTTATTTAACTCAAACATTGAATCTATTAAAAGAGTAGAAGCCTTAACGGGTAAATCAGTTGTGTTTGTCGAAGGCGACATTCGAAATAAACAACAGCTATCTTCAGTTTTTAAAGCGCATAATATTGATACCGTTATTCATTTCGCTGCTCTCAAGGCAGTAGGAGAGTCAGCACAAATTCCTTTAGAGTACTACCAGAACAATGTTCACGGTTCAGTATGCTTACTGGAAGTAATGGCCGAGTATCAAGTCAATGACTTTATATTCAGTTCATCAGCCACTGTTTATGGTGAAGAGAATGATGTGCCGTATGTTGAATCTATGAAATTAGGTACGCCATCTAGCCCTTATGGCGCAACAAAAGTCATGGTTGAAAGGATCATGGCTGATACTGCAGCATCTAATCCATCATTTAGAGGTGTGTCACTGCGTTATTTCAACCCTATTGGTGCTCACGAAAGTGGCCGAATTGGTGAATCCCCTAAAGGCATCCCAAATAACTTATTGCCTTATGTCGCCCAAGTCATGGTGGGTAAACGTGAAAAACTGAGTATTTTCGGTTCAGATTACCCAACTAAAGATGGTACCTGTGAGCGTGATTACTTACATGTTATGGATTTAGCTGAGGGGCATGTTGCTGCAATGAATTGGTTAAACGCCAACAACCAATTTACTGGCGTTGAAGCGTTTAATTTAGGTACGGGGAATGGCGTATCTGTGTTTGAAATCGTGACAGCATTCGAGCAAGCCGTAGATAAGAAAATCCCATATGAGGTCAGTCCGCGTAGAGCAGGCGACTTACCCGCATTTTGGGCTAATGCTCAAAAAGCCAATAAAGAGCTTAACTGGCAGGCGAGTCGGACGCTAGAACAAATGATGGAAGACACATGGCGTTGGCAGTCAACTAACCCTAATGGTTATGAAGAAAAGTAA
- a CDS encoding efflux RND transporter periplasmic adaptor subunit: MATAKQIILPIGIIGVGVLVTGLLVSMQKPPEEKPPVDNTPLVSVETINYKPMKFTVSSYGVVNAKYHTELVAQVSGEITYLSDAFVKGGFIKKGDILARIDPSDYESALLDAQANLASAKATLVQEKANAQVAEREWAEITDSKPSDLSLRKPQLAQEIAKLKSAEAGLLRAQRNLERAIIKAPYDALIGSRNIGLGAYVSNGSPIGLVYNTDKAEVRLPLADKEMQYLDRKGANAKVTLVGNFAGEKQEWIGTIVRSEGVIDSKSRMTYLVAEIDDPYGLKKDHKELRYGTYVTAHIGGTHAGQVAVVPRHLIVNGLVATMDEEKKLRYLPVNIIRQDGSNVIISSGLENGMNIITSALDYPVEGMSVALPEDKILQKEPKVGVDSDTAIAMEDKE, translated from the coding sequence GTGGCTACTGCAAAGCAAATTATTCTACCTATAGGCATCATAGGTGTTGGCGTACTTGTTACTGGTCTTTTGGTTTCAATGCAAAAGCCACCAGAAGAAAAACCGCCTGTAGATAATACCCCTTTAGTTTCAGTTGAAACCATTAACTACAAACCCATGAAGTTTACTGTCAGTTCCTACGGTGTCGTCAACGCTAAATACCACACTGAGCTAGTAGCACAAGTCAGCGGTGAAATCACCTACCTTTCAGATGCATTTGTCAAAGGTGGCTTCATTAAAAAAGGAGACATACTAGCAAGGATAGACCCAAGTGATTACGAATCTGCTCTGTTAGATGCACAAGCAAATTTGGCTTCCGCTAAGGCAACGTTAGTCCAAGAAAAAGCTAATGCACAAGTTGCTGAGCGAGAATGGGCTGAAATAACCGACAGTAAACCAAGTGACTTAAGTCTACGCAAACCACAACTTGCACAAGAGATTGCCAAACTTAAAAGTGCTGAAGCCGGATTACTACGAGCGCAACGTAATCTTGAACGAGCCATCATCAAGGCGCCTTATGATGCATTAATTGGTAGCCGTAATATTGGTCTAGGCGCATACGTCAGTAACGGGTCGCCAATTGGTTTGGTATATAACACTGATAAAGCTGAAGTACGGTTACCACTAGCTGACAAGGAAATGCAATATTTAGATCGCAAAGGTGCCAATGCAAAAGTAACCTTAGTAGGTAACTTCGCAGGTGAAAAACAAGAATGGATTGGCACCATAGTGCGTAGCGAAGGTGTTATCGACAGTAAAAGCCGTATGACTTACCTTGTGGCTGAAATCGATGATCCTTATGGACTTAAAAAAGATCACAAAGAATTACGTTATGGCACTTACGTAACCGCACATATTGGTGGGACCCATGCAGGTCAAGTAGCAGTCGTACCTCGTCACCTTATTGTTAATGGTTTAGTCGCCACAATGGATGAAGAAAAAAAGCTACGTTATTTACCCGTTAATATCATCAGACAAGATGGCAGCAATGTGATTATTTCAAGCGGTTTAGAAAATGGTATGAATATCATTACTTCAGCACTGGACTACCCCGTTGAAGGCATGAGCGTTGCTTTACCAGAGGACAAAATATTGCAAAAAGAGCCTAAAGTAGGTGTAGATTCTGACACAGCTATAGCCATGGAAGACAAGGAATAA